One part of the Schistocerca cancellata isolate TAMUIC-IGC-003103 chromosome 12, iqSchCanc2.1, whole genome shotgun sequence genome encodes these proteins:
- the LOC126109479 gene encoding insulin-like growth factor-binding protein complex acid labile subunit: MASPQAVITDLDLSANQLRLLLGPWLTGLPQLIHLDVSHNRLVALPYDAFRATPQLRFLNLSHNNLTTLGPFQFALVPTLSMLRVRSNQLAEISVDCFRYNSALTSLDLGDNQLTHLPEELFQMTKSLREVRLDSNRLRSLWQRAFQHTPDLEMVDLSGNRIGEVAASTFSSTPLLKDLSLAHNRLGFLYNDTFRRCPELQRLNLEGNLLRQVGATLMAANPNLEVLAFANNELSRVEDGAFVANPRLRVLTLGHNKLESLNPSMFGKDAALEEFHVEANQLPSLPGQLMGNLTNLTILNVSNNRMETLPEGLLSKLSRLETLVVTGNHISSLESGSFQGLSRLRTLMLGSNALSFLPYDIFNSCQMLETLLLEGNQLNNLDPAIFESTSQLRYLDLSHNRFSRLDPRVLEKLSRLRTVALDGNPWQCDCLLADVLGRIRDRQTTAGQRPLLCQGPEDWRDKAAQDVISRLSCGTARSA; encoded by the exons ATGGCGTCACCACAGGCAGTCATCACCGACCTCGACTTGTCAGCCAACCAGCTGCGACTGCTGCTGGGGCCATGGCTCACCGGACTGCCCCAGCTGATCCACCTGGACGTGTCCCACAACCGGCTCGTCGCACTGCCATACGATGCATTCCGTGCCACACCCCAGTTGAGATTCCTGAATCTCAGCCACAACAACCTCACCACACTTGGACCCTTCCAGTTTGCACTCGTCCCCACACTCTCAATGCTACGAGTGCGCTCCAACCAACTGGCTGAGATCAGTGTCGACTGCTTCAG ATACAACAGTGCGCTTACGTCGTTGGACCTGGGAGACAACCAGCTGACACATCTTCCAGAGGAGCTGTTCCAGATGACCAAGTCCCTGAGGGAGGTGCGGCTGGACAGCAACAGGCTGCGCTCTCTCTGGCAGCGGGCTTTCCAGCACACTCCAGACCTGGAGATGGTGGATCTCAGTGGAAACCGCATAGGAGAGGTGGCAGCTTCTACCTTCTCCAGCACACCTCTGCTCAAGGACCTCAGCTTGGCTCACAACAGGCTAGGCTTCCTCTACAATGACACCTTCAG GAGGTGCCCAGAGCTGCAACGCCTCAACCTGGAGGGCAACCTTCTGCGCCAGGTGGGAGCGACACTGATGGCAGCCAACCCCAACCTGGAGGTGCTCGCCTTCGCCAACAATGAGCTCTCCAGGGTAGAAGACGGCGCCTTCGTCGCCAACCCCAGGCTCAGGGTCCTCACTCTAGG GCACAACAAGCTGGAGTCACTCAACCCGTCCATGTTCGGCAAAGACGCAGCACTGGAGGAGTTCCACGTGGAAGCCAACCAGCTGCCCTCATTGCCAGGGCAGCTGATGGGAAACCTCACAAACCTCACCATCCTAAACGTCAGCAACAACAG GATGGAGACGCTACCTGAAGGACTGCTTTCGAAGCTGTCGCGGCTGGAGACCTTGGTGGTCACTGGAAACCACATCTCGTCCCTGGAGTCCGGTTCATTCCAGGGACTCTCCAGGCTGCGCACCCTCATGTTGGGCAGCAACGCGCTGAGCTTCCTACCTTACGACATCTTCAACAGCTGCCAGATGCTCGAGACGCTACTACTGGAGGGGAACCAGCTGAATAACTTGGATCCTGCTATTTTCGAAAGCACCAG CCAACTTCGGTACTTGGACCTGTCCCACAACCGCTTCTCCCGGCTGGACCCTCGCGTGTTGGAGAAGCTGTCGAGGCTGAGGACGGTGGCGCTGGACGGAAACCCGTGGCAGTGCGACTGCCTCCTCGCCGACGTGCTCGGCAGGATCCGCGACCGGCAGACCACGGCCGGCCAGCGGCCCCTGCTGTGCCAGGGTCCAGAGGACTGGCGGGACAAGGCGGCACAGGACGTCATCAGCAGGCTCTCCTGCGGCACAGCCAGGTCCGCCTGA